Below is a window of Zygotorulaspora mrakii chromosome 3, complete sequence DNA.
GCGTCCCTTAACATGTTTTTGACATGCTGTGTTTTGGACATCGACAACACAAGCCGTGTCATCCTTTAACAGATGCTGTCAGACTACAAAGGGTCTGCATATTGTGCTATGCTACAAGGTATTGATCTAATATGAAACTTAATCAGCCCAAACCACCAAGCTAGCAAGGCtctgcaatttcaaaatgcaATACTTGCAATTGTGCAACTAGTTTGTAGCATTCAATTTTAGCAAAGCTCcacatctttttgaacTAGACCCAAATTCCAAACTTGTCAAGGTGTGAGAGGTTTAACCCGTCATTGTTAAATGCTGGAATTATTCCTACACATTTTTAATGTGGAGCGGATATCAAATTATTATTGGGCTTTCAATTAAAAGTTAGGTATCTCAATGAATATAGAGGCTGAATATGCAAGACAGCGGTTCTCATAACAATTAAAAGAATGAGGTGAAATTAGTCACTGTATGTTTCCCGCCAGCACAAAAGTTAAACGTCTCAACATTTTCGCACAATTTACCATAAGTTCGAACTAAATATGTTTCATTGCCTTTTGGAGGTAAAGCTTATTTTAGTTCTTCAGCTGAAATAATGAGAGGAGCCTCCGTTGTGTTTAACAACGAAGAAGTGAAATTTTCATGCAAGACAGCTTTAAAACGTTCTTGAGAGAGTTAATAATAATCGGAACTATTGCCCTCCGGTTTCATAGATATTGACAATATTACCGTAATGTTCAGTCatagatatatataaatcCTCGTTTTCTATACCATAGTGAAACCTTAAGAACTAAGAGTGAGCATCTAGCAAAGACTACAAAATATATTCTCCACAAATCATATGTATATAACCATCGAACAAGACGAAGAGTGGAGGATTCTCATTGAGCCGCCACAGGTTGTAATAGCATCAAATTTTCCGTCCTATAGAATCTAAAAGACATCTGTTATCTCTAAATGCATGCCATAGATTCCTCTATAGTCGAATTTCTGAATTTTAAACGTCATGCGATAAGTTTTCAGCCTACAACTCTATGGAATCAAATGATAACTTTTAGGACTTCGTCTGAACTCATTTATTTTGCTCAGTCACTGGAAAGGAGCCATCATTGGTTTAGCTTTGTTTCACAGGTTTTCTCTTCGGTATTTCCTATCCAGCTTTGATATCAGCCtctatttcaacaaaagtAGCAAAGATTTCTCACATTCACTTAGAGCAAGCTCTTTTTTGAGCTTCTCAAGGTGATCAgaccttttgaaaaactatAAAATGAAACCGGGACAGCAACTTCATCATTATCCATCAAAGAGTCTTGATCGGAAGCGGCATCTCTCGCTACTAAATAACCTCTGAGTAGGAAAAGACATGATGAAGCTCCAAAATAACAAAATCCGGAGAAAATAGCTGTATTAACATATGCAGTAGCATTTTGTACTGAAGAGGCCAATTGAATGCCTATAACGGGCGAGGGCAACGAAAAAATGCCAACAAATATCCACAGTGCACCAAAGGTGACATCTAATTTCCTCAATCCTACCACTCTTGTGACAATAGATCCCAACAGTACCCATATAGACCCCATGAGCATTCCTTCTATGAGAGCGAAGACAATCGCTGTCGCCATATTCTTACAAGGTATCCACATTGCCcaggaaaaaattgcaacAACCAGATGCACTACAACTCCGACGGTAATAGAGCCAAACATATCTGCCAAATAACCAACAATGGGTCTTCCAATAATGTTTCCAACGCTGATCATGCAAGACACATATGACCCCTGTGTTGGAGAGTATCCGAGACTTGTTGTGAATGCTGATAAAGAATACAAAAGAATGACGTACCCAAGCATGGTAAAAGAAACCCAACCACAGACAAGCCAAGCACCCGGACTGGAGAAAACTTCTTTATCAAACAGTTTGATCTTATAATTGTCTTTTTTAAACACAGCTTGTCTTCGCGTCCGTGTCAACGTTAAAGCTATGCTACTCAAGCACGTACACATAATAAATTGCACAATTAGAGCCCATTTCACACTTTTGACTTCAATTATCCTCTGCATCCCTAAGTTGAATATGACACCACCAAGGCCACTTCCTCCCGCGGCAACACCAGATGCTAGagatctttttcttctgaacCACTGAGGCAGAAGTGAGATATTGGGCACGAATATGAATGCCAATccaaatgaaatcaaaactCCCTGAGTTAAGTAAATCTGCCACAACTTTCGAGAAAATGCTGCTAGCATTAAACCCGTACCCTGGAATACGATTCCAATAGCGATGCTCACATGAACACCAAATCGATGGGACACCCACGTAATGAATGGTGCGAACAATAAACCTACTCCGAAGGCAATCCCACCAACTGCTGCATAATCCAGCCTTCCTCCTCCCGGAAAGGTGTCGTACCGCAAATAGTGCTCCAGGTAGATGGCATACCCTGCATTAGCGCCCCACGTACAGAAATTGTATAAAAATACAGCAATTGTCACTATCCAGCCATATCCACCATCAGGAACTTCTATCTCCTCGACTTCCTCGCACTTCCTATCTACctgcattttttcaaaagacaTGTTGCCTTGCTCTAAAGTAACAGTCTCCGCCACCTCCGACCAACTGTCAAAGTCCTGCCGTCGCGAAGGTGACACTTTATATCTCCTGCATTTCCTCAATCGTCGGACATCACGACCATGGCCTGAAACTAA
It encodes the following:
- a CDS encoding MCT family MFS transporter translates to MSFEKMQVDRKCEEVEEIEVPDGGYGWIVTIAVFLYNFCTWGANAGYAIYLEHYLRYDTFPGGGRLDYAAVGGIAFGVGLLFAPFITWVSHRFGVHVSIAIGIVFQGTGLMLAAFSRKLWQIYLTQGVLISFGLAFIFVPNISLLPQWFRRKRSLASGVAAGGSGLGGVIFNLGMQRIIEVKSVKWALIVQFIMCTCLSSIALTLTRTRRQAVFKKDNYKIKLFDKEVFSSPGAWLVCGWVSFTMLGYVILLYSLSAFTTSLGYSPTQGSYVSCMISVGNIIGRPIVGYLADMFGSITVGVVVHLVVAIFSWAMWIPCKNMATAIVFALIEGMLMGSIWVLLGSIVTRVVGLRKLDVTFGALWIFVGIFSLPSPVIGIQLASSVQNATAYVNTAIFSGFCYFGASSCLFLLRGYLVARDAASDQDSLMDNDEVAVPVSFYSFSKGLITLRSSKKSLL